The Gambusia affinis linkage group LG05, SWU_Gaff_1.0, whole genome shotgun sequence region ATAGGAAAGTTACAGCTGttccttcaaatgatttttcccccctttctgctTTCTCAGGCGCCGCAGCAAGTGGGACCAGCCCGACGCTGGGACTGGAGGCTCCGGCGGGATGAGGGAGGCTGAGGCTGCGCCTTGCGGGGCTCTGGATGCTGCAGCGGCCGTGGCTGCCAAGATCAACGCGATGCTGGTGGCCAAAGGGAAACTCAAACCGTCTCAAATTAGCTCCCCGCTATCATCTGACAAGGTAAAGAAACACATGCCTGTTGGAAATTAACGAGTAAAttgcttaaaaacaacaacaactttgagatggtttgtatttctgtttacactgaattgcatttattttagatCATAGTAAACACTTGGCAACATTTGAGATAAGATTTTGAAatgctgattttaaaatgtaaacaatatcTCATAACCTTGTAACTTGACTTTGGTAATGTTGATTAATATTTACTACTAAGTGTTTTAAAGTATGTATTATATGCTATCTACACATAACTTATAGATTATCTGTGTCAAAGTTAAGGTTGATGTTGATGATATGGGATTGTCAGAAAGTTAATAGAATCAGGGTTTCTATGCAAACCACAGAAGTATGGAATTAAAGCGTTGGAATATATATCTATGTATTTAGCTCTTTagctataaatattttatttggtgACTTTTTGTGTTTGAGAGTGAAGCCTGACCTGTTGTTTGCACAAATGCTGCAATTTGTAGATTTGTAACACAAGGGAAGAACtggaaaataatctgtttgCCCATTTATTGCAGTAATCTATCCGTCTGTTTGTTTGTCCCCCTTTTAGTCCAATCATCCACAAGGTGTCTTAGTTTATCCACCAATTCGTTCATACTCCCTTCTGTTCATTATCCATTCATTAGGCCATCtatactattttattttcttctacaCGCAAAGAATGACCACTGTAGAAATATCATCAAATTCATGATAAACTTTTGTTCTAAAAATTCCTCCACTTTGGGTTTGCTAAAGTATTATATGTGAATGAAGTTTCTAGATGCAGTTGTATGGTGCTGACAAAATTGTCTGGACTTCATTTTGAGGAACATCTTTGATGCTTATGCAGTAGATTGAGATGTAAAAGCAGCATATTCTAAAGAAGCTGGTGATCTTTGGCTGGATGCACAAATATGTGCATGACTCCAGATGTAAAGATTATGGATAATTCATAAGAGGGGGACTTTGACTCATTTATCTGGTCAGATatacataaacaaacatgaTATACATAATCAGGGttgtaagcctggcgggccaccaggcttagcaCTGCTTAtgtatttaagtctttttaaaatgtttgcattttttaagattttatagttggtgttcaggtgttAATCTTTCAATGACACATAATTagcaagtgatattttaaaatttcctgtcaaattgaaacattttttaactcaaaaacacgacggggcgctggatgaatgactgccctagaGCCCAACCACCAGGCAtcgcaagttttctgggggaaaccttgtatATTCATGAATATTTGAAATGGAGGAACCAGTTTTCTAATAGAAAATGCTTAAAGGCCAGAGATGCAGAGTTAGGTCTCTCCTGTCATTTCTGCCTTCTTTCAGACATTAACAACTAGTGTCtctaaaaataagtaaatgaatataaatactttaaatatttcttagaagtacagttttatattttgcattatCCTTCCTTTGTTAGATTGTTGGTGCTGGGAAGCCTCCTGCCCCAACAAAAGCCAAAGACGACCTGGTGGTCGCCGAAGTCGAGATCAACGACGTCCCTCTATCCTGTCGAAATCTCCTCACACGCGGACAGACACAGGAAGAGGTCCGCCGCAAATCTTACATGTTGAAGTTGACTGTTCTCTGACGTCGTTGGTACCAACCATGTGACTTGATTGCAGATCAGTAAAGTGAGCGGCGCTGCAGTGTCAACCAGAGGGCGGTACATGACAGCAGATGAAAAGAACAAAGCATTGTTAGGGTGAATAATTTAGTCATTTGTTTTCACTACTACTTAACACTTTCCATGCTTATTCATTCAGTGCGTTTCTGCACATTCCCCACAGGGACCGACCTTTGTATCTTCATGTTCAAGGACAGACAAGAGAGCTTGTCGACAGTCAGTACTCTACAAATACATCGTGGCCTATTTTGTGAATGTATGTCAGATTCAGGtgataattcagatttttttcgcACTCATTTTTCAGGAGCAGTTAATAGAATCAAGGAAATCATTACTAACGGGGTCGTAAAAGCTGCAACGGCTTCATCGGCCGCTCCATCTTTCTCCCCCAGTGGAGCTTCAGTCACCGTCTACCAACAACACAACCCACCTGCACCCTCGCTGCCCCCGGCGACGAACCACAAACCTCACTTTCAGTCAGGGGTGAGTTGGCTTATCAGTAGACGGCCGTGTTTTAGTTCAGCTTTGCAACTGCTGGTACGCCGGCTTggttataaaatgtatttattttcaaaatcaaactcCTTTGAGGGTTTTTGGCCGAATAGGCAGGTAGGGAGTGAAGGGAGGTGGACTGTTTTCATACGGGGACttaaaatccttgaaaatgctttaaTTCCAATgaggtgttttcaaggtttggtaGGTGCTTGATTTCTGTGTAAAATCCTTGAAatgcttgatattcaaactgcacacTTTTGCGATAAAGTGCAAtcaaatgtttggttaaaagcttaaatttagaaaacatttatccGCTGTGAGTTCATACACCTAGTAAAGAgagacatacattttttttctcattgtctgaagattaatcaaactaaacttttcttgttttaggtcagatAGCATCATCCAAATCGTTTTTATTTGCCTATTGCCAGAAAACTTAGcgagaacatttttatttaagcatcTAATTTGAGCTGGCAGGTCATTTACCTTGAgacagttttagattttgtcaaTGTAATCAATGAGTTATTAATCATCTTGTGTTATATATCTCTAACATTCCTGAGGTTGTAACATCCTGTTACATAAGTCTTCCATTTCTAAAGGTTCTGCACTTCTGAAAGAAACAACTCATTGTAAACATTTGctctcatttttttattccctctATGCCTTTCGGTCTCTCTTGTTTTCAGATGCATTATGTTCAGGATAAGATCTTTGTGGGCCTGGAGCACGCCGTCCCCGGGTTTGTGGTCAAAGAGCGAGTGGAGGGCCCCGCCTGCTCCTATCTGCAGCACATTCAGGGCGAGACTGGGGCCAAAGTTTTCCTCCGAGGAAAAGGATCAGGCTGTTTAGAGCCGGCATCTGGACGCGAGGCTTTTGAACCCATGTACATTTACATTAGGTGAGTCCCGCTGTCTGGATTGCAAAACGTTtagtaaaataacattaaactgTGAATTATCTCACTCTCGTGTAGGTACATGTCGGCTCTTGGTGTCAAGATATACctaagttaaaaacaacaacaacaaaaaaaaaacacggactaataattatctgtttttcaataaatctgtcaaaatgttaaatgattagTTGATGATTTTAATCCCCCGTTGCTCCCTGCACCATCACCTTCTGCTCTGAATTTATTAAGACGCCTTCATTGTCACATAAACGCCCACATAATTAAATGAGTCTGCAGATGTAAATTTGACACGTCAAAAATGTAGAAGATTAGATCTACTAACCCCCCTGATGAGAGAGTCTCATATGAATAAtacttttaaatgaataataactTTAGAAAGAAGAGAGAGCTTAAATTAGTCTgaattatttaagtatttatgttAACCTTTGACCTACATGTTGTGAGTCTGGTGTCTTGGTTTTAGCCTCATCCTCTTTGTATTCCAGCTCTTCTTTCTGTCTGGCTCTTTATCTTAGTGAAACCGTAAGATCATCACTGGCCCCCATTCATCTGTCTTTCAAAACTTTCTGGATCCATATTCTGCAGTCTAAAGACGgcatttttattcttacatAAACATGAATATTGCAGGACTAATTATTTGACTACAATGCACTAAATTGAAACCTCCTTAACAGTTAAACACAGTGGCTCTGATGCACAtgaattaattttgttattaattcaaaCTTAGAGgagtttctgtttcttcctgATTTGGCAGCAGCTGATTTTTTGTTCGCGTTTGTTCTTCCTCTGAAAAATCTCTCTGAAGTCCATGAAGCTGCTCTGCCTCTGTCGTCATCAatactgttttcctttttcctgcaGCACAGAGCTCAGTTGTATTTTATTATCTGTGCGTCTGTAGTTGTTTGTTCTGCCTTGCAAAGTGAAAATAGAGCTTTGCTCTCTCCACAAGCCGCTCAGTCTAGATGTGCTTCAATCATAGTGTGTTTGACACAGCTGATGGAAATGCAGAGACCTGGCAAGGAAAGCTGCATCctggaaacagatttaaatcCTGAAGGATTCAGCCTGGtgtaataaaaaatctgcaacgTCAGCTTTGCTCACAAATCGGCAACACACCTGTGACAATAGCATGATAATTCAGACTGTTTTAGATGATACTATTGTAGCATAGATTACCCTGCatgaaaatatcatttttgAAGTTCAGCACACTTCAAAAGTGATTATCGTAAAGGTTTGTAGGAAGTTCTGTCTCAGTTCATCTGCTGTGTCCGTATTCATCTCtacttcagacaaaaaaaaaacttcgtTTTGACAGTCCTGGGGAGCAGTCTAAGAAATCTAAGAAGTTACAAACAagtgaaacaagtttaaaagacaaattattcagaatatttggaaatatcaacatttctgtTGGTTAATAAGCAGCTAGTGTGGCAGATCAGTCGACTACTCAGGTTGGTTTCTCCTGTAACCTGTAAAGTctaaaacagcttttaaaaagtcttcattGCTCAGCCACATCTACATTTATTCCAACAACActgtttttaatattgcagTTACCCCAGacagttttaatgttaatttcattttaaaatgaaaatatgatcacaataatcaataagaGTTATAGTCTTTTCATTCCTAAGCATCATGCCAACATCGTTTATTTATTATCATCTACTGCTAAATTTAGAAGATGGTTTGTTTGGATCTTTGTTACAAGACCTAATTATATCTAATAATGTGTACATGTACTTTatcttctttaaataaaagcagttagTCAGTGTTATaggttatatttttattttaagcttaatgtttattttgtattttatactCAGGTTTATGATGCTTTGAGAGCCTTCCTGTCCACGCCTTCACTGTTGACTTATCCATCCGTTTAGCAGTGAAACTAAATGTCGACGTTTTCCTCCACAGTCATCCTAAACCAGAAGGACTGGCTGCAGCAAAAACCCTGTGTGAGAATCTCCTTCTGACGGTGAGTACAGTAATTACTGACACTgtcaaatgttgttttgtacGTTACATTTACACCTTGCAATTCCCAAGTAACTATGATTCACTAAGTCAATAATTTGCTTTACCTTGTTTTTAGTgataataaaatcttaattagAGGGTAATTGGGGCCCTTTGATTGGGTGAATTCATTGAATTGATAGGAGCGTCTGGTTACATGAATGTAGCAGAATGTTTTGAATGGACGGGTCTAGTTTTTCAAGTTTCACAGTCAAAAACTGGTAAAGGATTACAAATAGATCCTAAAGTTACCTTAAAGTGAATTTTCACAAACTGATAAAGGGACAGTTCCCTGAATTTTGACGTTTCTTACGATCATCGTGCGTAACGCCGCATTCTAGAGTGCGACATCGAAAGGTCGAGTTTACACTTTTACGTGAAAATGGGATGTAAAAATCACAGAGGTGTATTTCCTAAATTGAACATTTCTTCTTACCTCTGTGTAGGAGGCGTCACCAAGCCAAATACGACACGAAGGTTCTCCAAAGCGAAATTTCTAACATGACAATCATTACCCGGCAGACCTAGTTAAAAACtataagcaataaaaaacacattgctACGCATTACTTCTTTGGATTTATCAATTATCAACCTCAGTTTACCTCTGAATAACCACACTGACATTTCAAACACTGTTTTAAACTCTTATTTGTGGCTACTGTTGGAGGGTTTCTTacgaagtttttttttttaaaaaaagaaaaaaggccttGTGGCTTCTGCAGATCTTCCACTGAGATAATAATTTGCACACATCATTTACAGaagcattttctttcctctgcctgAAACCACAGGTATTTTCTGCAAACACAGCCTTCTGCAAAACGCAACATGAATGTAGAGGTTTAGAGGAAGTGTGAGTTGCTGCTAGGTTCTCTTAAATGCCAGTTGTTTGAATCTTAAAGCTATTTTTTCCTCGCAGGTTCATGCAGAGTATTCCCGCTACCTTAGTCAAATGAACACAATGATGCCAACTCAACAAGGTACTCCAGCTTTTCTGCACACCATAAAGTCCTAACTCATATTTAGAGTATGTgactttcattttgttaaagttATTCGTATTGGTCTGCTGTAAATGTCAGTTCAActcagtatttattttgtgaagcCAGTTTACTGTTTGCTCATGAATCTAACACCTGTAGCATCCTCGGTGCATCATGTCAAAGCTGTTGACTCGGTGtgttcctctcctcttcctccaccagGGTTTTCACAGCCTCCAGTAGTGAACGGGATTCCCCCTCAGCTGCCTTACTATCCTCCGGCTGGATTCCAGCCGAGCTACAGCATGCCTGCCCCACCGCCCCAGCCCCAACCTGTCCCACCGACCTACACCGTCCCACCTCCTGTACCTCCAGTCATGCAGTCATCCAGTCATACTGTGCCTTCTCAGTACCCCATACGGCCAACCTCCGCCCCTCTTCCTGCACCGATTCCTGCTCCTGTTGCCGTTTCCATCCCTGCTCCCACTCTGGCTCCAATTCCCACTTCAGCTCCAGACTCTCTGCATCAGGTAGGAGCACATTTAAACTGCAGCTTGAAAAGGTCACAGCTCTCTTCGGTCTCTTTCAAACCAGCAGAGAGACGCCCATGTACGAGGGATGCAAGCAATTAATGACTAATTATCAATGAATGATTTATTACATCAAAAATTGTTCCAATCAATTAACCTCTTAGACCttcttttagttttgtaatttgGCCTCCGTCCATCTGAGGGCACTGCTGGCCATCCTGAAGGGAAGCCAGTTTATACCGAAACAAAGGTGGTGGAGGGATTCtataaaggaaaagaaaaacggTCCAAGCCGAGATGCAAAGCGCACTTTATgcgtttctgttttgaaatttaaacaCTTTACAAACTCCTTAAGCTTCACCTTATCAGTGATCATTCAGCTGAGCTGCATGACGGAGCAGCAGAAACCTGAAGGCGAGGACGTGGCAACAGAAAAATGGagagcaacacagaaaaattGTAACACGTTGGAAAAAACTTTGATGCCAATAAAAACGATTGATTTTGAGTTCTGTCGGGAATTAGTGCGATTTATGGAGCAAAGATTTAACATTTCTTCAAGAGCAATCACAGACTACTGCTGTATGAACACATCTCTGTTCATGGGGACTGAattgtttcacacattttattctttttatgttttattttacagcaacttaagaggtttctgttttgttatcaTTGATAGATATGTTCAATAACATAAATAACATGAGAAAACCATAATTTCCTGTTTAAGTGAGgcaaaactgatatttttttatgttaaaggaAATTTAGCCCTTTATGTTATGGAAAGATGGTCGACCCTTTTCACACAAGAgaaaacttttaagtttttaagaaaatggctgcttatcaattaattgttagtcAATCAATAGGATTAATCAACTCGTATCTCTACCATGCACACTTTGCTGGTGTTTGCAGTTTGGAGGTGTGTAGGCTATTTctgatcatttaaataatttacaagaaATTCAGCTGATTATGTTCTTGATGAATCATTGATTTGATACAACTCATCATTGTTAGATGTCTTAAGGCTACAGTGTTATGAGGGTTCTTTAAAAGGTTGTAAATACCACCTCATCCAACACCTACAGCTTTATCACAATCATCACTTCTAATCATCTTAAATTGGACTTACTGAAACCAGATCAATTAACTGGTTTGAAGTGGAAAGACTGTAATTTGATTTAAGTAGGActggtttgttgttgtttttctcagtggatttgttttcctcctcttcagACTCTTCCTCCTCTACATTTCGCTCCTCCTGCTGCGGCGCCTCCCAAGCTGCAGCTCCAAGCCGCCCCGATCAACCCGCCTCAGAAGAGACGCTTCACAGAGGAAGTACCGGACGAGAGGGACAGCGGCCTGCTCGGGTACCAGGTAACTACATCTCATCATTTTTAACACTTCTCTCCCTTGCTCCTCTTCCCATCTGTAAAATCTTTCACTTTATTCTTTCTTCCTTTCGATGCTTTAATGTAGCTTGATATAAATGGTACGGCATGCTGTTTACTTCATTTCCAGTGTTATTCATCAGTTTCTACTGTATGGATTTTCAGACAAAGGTAtcagttcaaataaaaccaataatcAGGCTCTGGGAAATCTCCTGATAGGTGAAGTAATGAAGTGTCAGGACAGGGCTtagtgcaggggtgggcactcctgttcctcgagggccggtgtcctgcaactcttagatgtctccctgatccaacacacctgaatccaacagctgaatcgcctcccaagtgcagtcaggttctccagagtcctgctaatgacctcattatttgactcaggtgtgttgaagtagagatacatctaaaagttgcaggagaccgaccctccaggaccaggattgcccacccctggctTAGTGGATGTCTGCTAATCgtgactgtgtgtttttctgctcataGCATGGACCCATTCATATGACTAATTTAGGTGCAGGCTTCTCAGTGGGCGGCACAGAGACTTCAGGACCCGCACAGCAGAGTTCCTCTGGCCCGGCGAGTGAGAGGGACAGGTACTCCTTACTTATTATGTTTTAGTGTGTACACATCCAGAAGTCTGATtcttctaaaataaacaataaataaatgaaagaagaaataaataattcaatatataaataaaatttgaaataaattaatgtacAGCTCTGGAAGAAAATTAAGAGCCAACTTCTCTGAACCCATTGAAaacctggttattccaccaaatattgatttctgaactcttcctgagttaaaacatgagtattgttgtttctaaataaatattaatttgttttctttgcatcatATGAGGTCTGAAaacactgcatcttttttgttattttgattgtttctcattttctgtaaataaatacaaaatgtttggcataaaataaaagaacaatgttcattttactcaaacatataagtataaaaaaatatctcttaattttttccagaggtgtATATGGtgtaatcattttttttccatttattcattATCACACTTATTcagtaattcatttattttaacttttttttcccaacgaGTGCATTATTAAGAGGCAGGTGCTTCTAGATTACCAATTGGTCGGCTCAACCAATCAGGTCCCAAGAAGCTTCCTGGCTTCCTggcataaataaacatttatttatttacttccaaatatatttaatttcaaatgtgtttaatcATATATCTatctcttttctattttatttcccaattaattaatttttttgtgtgaattttgggCAGGATCAGTCCTCCATATGCACAAGTCAAAGAGTGGAGATTATTAACGCCatcttgtatttgtttattaatttttttccccagtcgGCACATGATGCCTCCACCAACATCCCTGCGTGTGAACGGAGTGAGACACCAGATGGAGGAGAGGAGACTCCACCAGGCCTTTGTGGGTAAGAATGTTATCCTGT contains the following coding sequences:
- the khdc4 gene encoding KH homology domain-containing protein 4 translates to MSFCGTQNSGRRSKWDQPDAGTGGSGGMREAEAAPCGALDAAAAVAAKINAMLVAKGKLKPSQISSPLSSDKIVGAGKPPAPTKAKDDLVVAEVEINDVPLSCRNLLTRGQTQEEISKVSGAAVSTRGRYMTADEKNKALLGDRPLYLHVQGQTRELVDRAVNRIKEIITNGVVKAATASSAAPSFSPSGASVTVYQQHNPPAPSLPPATNHKPHFQSGMHYVQDKIFVGLEHAVPGFVVKERVEGPACSYLQHIQGETGAKVFLRGKGSGCLEPASGREAFEPMYIYISHPKPEGLAAAKTLCENLLLTVHAEYSRYLSQMNTMMPTQQGFSQPPVVNGIPPQLPYYPPAGFQPSYSMPAPPPQPQPVPPTYTVPPPVPPVMQSSSHTVPSQYPIRPTSAPLPAPIPAPVAVSIPAPTLAPIPTSAPDSLHQTLPPLHFAPPAAAPPKLQLQAAPINPPQKRRFTEEVPDERDSGLLGYQHGPIHMTNLGAGFSVGGTETSGPAQQSSSGPASERDSRHMMPPPTSLRVNGVRHQMEERRLHQAFVEPPVKRLRSGLVAYSGDSSDEEEDHPSSKASWLGNHGAGNHPPTSTASSWAQGYRGPPPLPTRAKMQPQQQSIPFWMAP